The Denticeps clupeoides chromosome 1, fDenClu1.1, whole genome shotgun sequence genome segment TCTCGATTTTCCTCCTGAGATGTAAAACTTCAGGGAGTCACTTTACTGCACAAGTTCTTGAGTTTCCCTTGGAGCTCCAGGTTTCCTCCACGTCACCACAGAGTTTCATCAAATattcatcaccatcaccagcGGCAGCTTCTGATCATCCAGCAGccgaagaagaagaggagaaggaggaggaataAAAGGCTGCAGGGGCACCAGCACCCCCTCCCCTCCAAGGTTACGGTGAAGGGATGGAATATAAGTTCAGCCCAGGGGGGTGAGGAGCAGAGAACAAACGAGGGAATGCAGCAGAGTGGAATATGAAGgttcttcttttctgttctgATGTCCTTCTCAGTGCACTCAGTCGTCTTTTTCTCGcatctctcttcctcctcctatCCTGCTCAGCGCCGCTCTCCTCTGAATTATTAAGTCATAAACACAGCTACTGGGAGCGGGTGGAGAGAAGAAGATGTGAAGAACAGGAGACACGTACAGTTAATCAGGTAAACATGGTGGAGTGATCTCATTACAGAAGATCCTCATCTAGAACCACATAAAACACCTAAACAAAAGATCATGAGCTtgaaacaataataaaagaatattCTCCATACGCTCAAGTCAGGTGGTCACAAAAGAAAAGCCACTCACTTCAGTTCTGGGTTAACAGCACCACTTTAGATGATGCTCAGCGGTGAATAAAAGAGTCAAGCATGAGAAGGTCATCACTCCATCACACGTCAGAACCAAAACAAAAACCCATTACggttaaaaaaagaactaaCAACAACATTACCGACAACCAATAACTAACAACCAACAGATGCTCATCTCTCAATCACACGTCAGCAGTAGTTTACTGAAAGAACAACCATTACCAATAATAACAAgaacagtaacaacaacaacaactaataacaacaaccaataataacaagaactagtaacaacaacaacaacaacattaccGACAACCAATATCTAACAACCAACAGATGCTCATCTCTCCATCACACGTCAGCAGTAGTTTACTGAAAAAACCACCATTaccaataataaaaagaacagtaacaacaacaacaactaataacaacaaccaataacaacaagaactagtaacaacaacaacattaccGACAACCAATAACTAACAACCAACAGATGCTCATCTCTCCATCACACGTCAGCAGTAGTTTACTGAAAAAACAACCATTACCAATAACAACAAGAactagtaacaacaacaacaactaataacaacaaccaataacaacaagaactagtaacaacaacaacaattaataacaacaacattaccGACAACCAATAACTAACAACCAACAGATGCTCATCTCTCCATCACACGTCAGCAGTAGTTTACTGAAAGAACAACCATTACCAATAATAACAAgaacagtaacaacaacaacaactaataaCAACAAGAaatagtaacaacaacaacaattaataacaacaacattatcGACAACCAATAACTTACCAACAGAGGCTCATCTCTCCATCACACGTCAGCAGTGGCTTACTGAGAAACAACCATTACCAATAACAACAAGAACAAGTAACAACAACTAATAACAACATTATGGACAACCAATAACAACAAGAActaacaacagcaacattacTAACagccaacaacaaaaacaactagTAACAATAAGAACAactatcaacaacaacaacattaccAACAACCCAATAACTAACCAACAGAGGCTCATCTCTACATCACACGTCAGCAGTGGCTTACTGAGAAACAACCATTACCAATAACAACAAGAACTAGTAACAACAACTACTACTAAGAACAACCAGCAAACATTATCATGGTAAGATAAGGAAACTACAGATCTgcatcacacactctcacacacacttgtttgtAGGCACATTTTAAAGACAGTGACATGTTCTATCGCAGTTGAGCAGCGCTTGGCTGGTTTTTTATTTACGTCTATGATGAAGTCATTTATCATCTGACTGTGTCTGTGGACAGCAAAGGTCTTGAACTGAGAAGAAAATGGGAAATGTGTCAGTCTAAGGAcctcaaaaaaaagaaaaatgtctggATCAACCAAGTCCAggaaaacagataaaaaaatgacCTTCACCTTCAGTGGACTGAGATAATGTACATCTTTGTTTCATCTGTTCATCAGTTCCCATTAATATTCCAGTTCCCAGCTCTACTCTGTGTTTCCTCACTGTTTTTATGAAGTGCTCCTGAATGGAGAAGCCGAGCTTTGGAGGAATGAAGAAACATCAGAGCTTCATCCTGTTTAAGGACGCTCAGTGGTTGAACAGGATGGCACTACCTCCTATCCCGAAATGGCAATGAAAAGTCAATCATCCATCATTCAAGCAGCATGTGGACACAATGAAGTTTTCTGCAGGCTTCATGAGGTAGAATTTTGGAAGACTGATCATTCTCAGGGGCTGGGTGGGGGTCGGGACAGCTGGTGTGTGGAGATAAGACCACCATGGCTGCTGCTCCTAAATTACCACGGATATCAGATCCAAGTACAGATTTTGTATAAGAACTAGCAAAGGAGTCGAGACATAGTTACATCATGACAAGCCCAGCTGATCTTCAGCCCACATCAGCACTCATAGGACAGAGATCGTTTCACCAGATCATTTCATCAAAATCCCCATCTATTCATGAACCTCTTCGTTCCTCATTCACTACGACAATCAAATCACAATGAATCAATCTGTAGCATATGCTGGACAACAAGTCTCAACCGTGGAGGCTCCACCGTACACGATGTAAAGGAACTGCTACTGCTGCCTTGGTCCCAGATACCACAACAGATACCTTCATGGGCAGTGATGATGGTGTATAATGTCGTCTCAAGAGGCCAATCTTCTCAATCTATAGTTAACTGGATCTTCTGACAACACGTTCACAGTTATGAGACTGAATACTAATAATCAATCACTGCTGAAATAATTACAGGTTCGTCTGCTTATTTACTCCTATTTCTGCAatgatcaggaaaaaaaaaaaaaaagacaagacaggTTGGTGGACCGGTTTATTGGTCAGCTTCATCAAAGACAATGCCCCAACAGAGAGAAGATGTTCATGATGGACAACGATGTTCATGATGGACGAAAACCCTGATGAGTGGCTGTTTCCCACTCCCATCAGTTTTTTTACCATCATCGTTCATATCCACATTGATGGTATgtggtgtaataataataataataataataattcattcattattaccATCCTTTCATTTTCCACTTtagttaataacaataaaaacaaacaaacaaataaaaacacagaagcgCTGTGGAGTGTAAGATAATCTGTTTAACTTATAGGcaccaaattaaaaaaagtcGCACGCGCACTATGGCAGTTGTGAGAAAGTAAGAGCAGGAGGACGGAGGAGAAGTACGGCGACGGCGCGTCTGAAGGTGTGGTGCAGAATGTGGCGAAGGCGTGGTCATGTGACGGGAGGAGAGGAAGGTCCTGCAGCTcacagcagatggagatggaggagaaatTTGAAGGTTCTCATTGGTTCCTCACAGTCCGTCCGCTGCAGAACCCAGCTGGTTCTGTTTCAGTTTTAAACAAGGTTCCGGAGACACGAGATTCCCTTCATTTACCCGGAGGCGGAGTCAGTCAGTGCGTATCCCCGCGACTGTCCCGCTGGGGGCGTCGGCACCCAAGAAATCAACAGGTAGAGAGAGCGTCCAACACACCGCAACGAGTCTTAAaatcccccccccacacacacacacacacacaactaaaacCATTAAACCACtctctcatacatacacacacacacacacacaactaaaacCGTTAAactgctctctcacacacacacacacacaagtgcattCCCTTTTGCGGAGTCCTGTTCCTGACTCCACCCTGAAGAGCAGCGGGTGTGGCGGTGCGTCTCACGGCGTCAGCAGCCTGTCGGCGTCGGGGTACGTGGGGTACTTCACCGtctccaccttctccttcaCCTTGTACGAGGGGTAGAGGCCGGTGCGGCCGCTCTTGCGGTTGATCCCTTTGGAGAAGCCGTCCCAGTGGTTTCCCGCCACGCCGATGACGTCGCCGGGCTCCAGCGGGATCTCGTCCGTGCCGTGCGGCTGGTGCCTGTAAATCGCCACCTGGTTGTGGGCGTTCTGCCCTCCGAAGTAGTAGATGTCGTCCAGAGAGTGAAAGTGGGACGAGGCGTCAGGGTGGAGCGTCTGCATGATTTCGTACGCAACGCGGCACACCTGCAGGAaagcacaatcacacacacacacacacacacacacaatgagcaAGGAGAAATTTTATCTGAACCAGGGCCCCGTCCACATAAGAACGTTTTTCGGTAACGTTTCTATGTGGTGGTAGCGGCCTAgcggataacacactcgcctatgaaccagaagacccaggttcaaaccccacttactaccatcgtgtccctgagcaggacacttaaccctgagtgtctccagggggggactgtccctgtaactactgactgtaagttgctctggataagggcgtctggtaaatgctataaatgtaaatgtatctgatCTGGCGCATTAACACGGACGTAAAACTATTAAAACGCAGTTATTCCACATCAACTCCACCACTCGTCCCTGGCGtattaaagtaaagtgacatgtgatacacagcagcacagcacacggtgcacacagtgaaatttgtcctctgcatttaacccatcaccctgaggggacggtgctttgctcggtggcacctcagtggcaccttggcggatcgggattcgaaccggcaaccttctgattacggggctgcttccttaacctctaggccaccgctggcccactTATCCTCTATacgctgcacatttctaatgaaaagacgaggctggagaaAAACCAGACGGCAAACGAGGAGGTCGGGGAGttacagcaccacctacaggtgtggagggggattaaaacagcgttcgggacATTCTCTGCATCCATGTGTGGACGGAGGTTTTTTAGGAACTGAAAAGCCGTTTTacagaaaagcatttttatgtGGACGCGGCCTACGTTCTGCACAACTTCCTTAAATTCCGTTAGTAAAGGCAGCAGCACCTGCGAGGAGAAGGTGCACACCAGGAAGTTGGACTGAGACAGGAAGTGGATGTCCAGGATGACGCCCTTGAGGGAATTCTCAGTGTAGCGGTTGTGCAGGCCGGCCGACCAGGAGATGGAGTTATCACTGATGAACTCGTACTCAGGGTACCTGTGGGAGGAGCAAACAGGACATACACTCAGCATGCATACTTATACACAtgcacccagacacacacacacacacacactcacttggtCTTGGCCTCCTGCAGCAGGGCGGGGTCGTCAGTGGCGAGGTACACGCGTTTCTTGTCGATGTGGGTTCTGAGCGCCAACATGCTGTAATGTTCCTCAACGTGCTGCATGTATTCCTCTATGGGGTGAAACGCCGCCTCGGTCCCGACCTTGTCGGTCCTCCGAACGtgcactctgacacacacacgcgcacacacacggtTCCTGTCAGTGGGTGAAAAAAGCTCCCTGCATGGGCAGAAGAGTGGGCGGAGCCGGTGGAGCATCTCACCCAATGACTGGATGCTTGAACCCAAGCCTGGTGGTGGCTTCCTGGATCTCCTTCTCCAGCCAAGGCTGAGGGCGGATCAGGTACTTCACAAACTGCGACACCCACCAGACTGATGGGTCGCCATGGAGACGGTGCAGGCGGTCGGCGAGGTCCTCTGGGATGGCCAGAGGCAGGTAGGGCGGCCGCGGGTGGAGGCTGTCCACGATGGGCAGCTCCACCACCTGAACGCTCTGGTCATTCGCCTCACCTGGTGACAAGAGGCAATTGGTGCATTTTATGATGCAATTGACATTTAGAATGAATTCTTATTCATTAAACAAATCACGTGAGAGAATCAGGTGTGGGGTAGACGTCGGACGGAACAGACCCACCTGACCAGTGTCCAGTGGAGGTCCCGGTGCGGTCAGTGCAGGTCTCGCTGACGGGCAGGAAGACCGACTCCCAGCCCGCGGTGGCGTAGCGCCAGTTGTGTGACTCCAAGATGAGGGTCCGCTGCGTGCCGTACGCAATCATGAAGCAGTAAACCACATGATGCAGCTGACAGCCGTAGCCACACCCCTTATTAATGTTACACACCAGCTTACGGGCTTTACTACAGTCCGCAgggttctacacacacacacacacacacacacacacacacacacacacacacacaagatctcGTCAGCAGTGGTGCTTTGGACAGGAAGGGCCCAATGTGGGTGGGTCCAATGTGAGGTGACAGTAGGGCGGGGTACCTGCAGGTAAGTGATGCGGTTCTGGACCAGAGCGGTCAGCTCTCTggcctccttctccctccagtCTCCTGCTCCGTCAGCTTCGCTCAGGTAGTGCAGGTCCATCATTACTGACCTGGGCAGCGCAAAGGTTCAAAGGTCACGCACGGTGCCAACGGCCGAAACGGGAACACAACGGGTACGTGTTTTCCTGGTTGCGAGAGTGTGTGTACGTAGGTagctgtagtagcctagtgggtaacacactcatagcaagacactgaacccggagtgtctccagggggacggtccctgtcactactgatcatagggcgctctggataagggcgtctggtaaatgatgcgTGTGTAGAACAATATTGGAGAACAATATTGAATTGGTGCTCAG includes the following:
- the LOC114800297 gene encoding alpha-(1,6)-fucosyltransferase-like — translated: MRPWTGSWRWIMLVLLAWGTLLFYIGGHLVRDSEHPERSSRELSKILAKLERLKQQNEDLRRMAETLRLPEGPVEGAVAVRPKEPIKSVPADGPGKDQEELRRKIENGVRELWFFTRSEIKKLASVERAELQKHVDTLLQDMGHQERSVMMDLHYLSEADGAGDWREKEARELTALVQNRITYLQNPADCSKARKLVCNINKGCGYGCQLHHVVYCFMIAYGTQRTLILESHNWRYATAGWESVFLPVSETCTDRTGTSTGHWSGEANDQSVQVVELPIVDSLHPRPPYLPLAIPEDLADRLHRLHGDPSVWWVSQFVKYLIRPQPWLEKEIQEATTRLGFKHPVIGVHVRRTDKVGTEAAFHPIEEYMQHVEEHYSMLALRTHIDKKRVYLATDDPALLQEAKTKYPEYEFISDNSISWSAGLHNRYTENSLKGVILDIHFLSQSNFLVCTFSSQVCRVAYEIMQTLHPDASSHFHSLDDIYYFGGQNAHNQVAIYRHQPHGTDEIPLEPGDVIGVAGNHWDGFSKGINRKSGRTGLYPSYKVKEKVETVKYPTYPDADRLLTP